From the Brachyspira intermedia PWS/A genome, the window TATAAAAATAAAATATGTTTGACTATTTATGCTTTTATATTACATTTAATATATAATATGAGGTTTATTACTTATGAGAGAAATTGAGATTGAATTACATGAGGCTTCGGCTAAAAATAATGTATTAGCAGTTGAAATATTATTAAAAAATAAAGATATAGATATTAATTTAAGCAATATATTGGGATTAACACCATTAATGCATGCCTGTAAGGGTGGATATAAAGAGATAGTTGAATTGCTTTTAAATGCAGGAGCAGATCCTAATAAGGCAGATCAGCTATATATAACTCCTTTAATGAATGCATGTGCTAATGGTCATAAAGATATAGCAGAAATACTAATAAAAAATGGTGCTTTAGTAAATTTAAGCAATTGTAATAATGAAACTCCTTTGCATTATTCATGTTCAGAGAATCATTTTGATATTATAAAACTTCTAGTAGAAAATGGTGCTGATGTTAATGCCAAAACAGATATTAATATAACACCTTTGATGTATTCCTGTCAGAAATCAAATTTTGAAGCTGTTAAATTTTTAATAGATAATCATGCAAATTTAGATGATGTTGATATATACGAAGAAACAGTATTGTCATATGCAATATCTAGTGGCAATATAGATATAGTGGAATATATACTTAATAAAGGTGATATAGAAATACCTAAATATTCTTTGACAATAGCTGCTATTAGCGGTAATTTATCATTAGTTCATTATATACATTCAAAATTAGGATTAAATAAGCATAATGTATTTTCAAGTGCTTTTATATCTGCAGCTTATAATGGACATTTAGATGTTGTGAGATATTTCTTCGATAATTCAAAAAAGAAAGCCCCTAAAGCATTAGCTATAGCCGCATCTGCTGGGCATAAAGATATAGTTAAGTATTTACTTATGAATAAAGTACAGCCTGACGGAGTTACAGACAATGGCAAATCTGCTTTAATATTATCAATAGAGATAGAAAATAAAGAAATTATAGATTTATTAATAAAGCATAATGTTAATGTTAATCAAGCTGATGATGATTATGTTACACCTCTTATGTATGCATGCTATATTGGTAATATTGAGATAGTAAAAACTTTGCTTGATAATAATGCTGATATTTCTGCAGTAGATAGCTTGGAAAGAAATGCTATTATTCATGCTGTTATAGCTGGAAACATAGATATTGTTGAGCTTCTTTTGATGCA encodes:
- a CDS encoding ankyrin repeat domain-containing protein, whose protein sequence is MREIEIELHEASAKNNVLAVEILLKNKDIDINLSNILGLTPLMHACKGGYKEIVELLLNAGADPNKADQLYITPLMNACANGHKDIAEILIKNGALVNLSNCNNETPLHYSCSENHFDIIKLLVENGADVNAKTDINITPLMYSCQKSNFEAVKFLIDNHANLDDVDIYEETVLSYAISSGNIDIVEYILNKGDIEIPKYSLTIAAISGNLSLVHYIHSKLGLNKHNVFSSAFISAAYNGHLDVVRYFFDNSKKKAPKALAIAASAGHKDIVKYLLMNKVQPDGVTDNGKSALILSIEIENKEIIDLLIKHNVNVNQADDDYVTPLMYACYIGNIEIVKTLLDNNADISAVDSLERNAIIHAVIAGNIDIVELLLMHGMSLKGDGESITPLMWAVIYDNLKSVKYLIQKGIDIYQTDINGWNCFMFACAKGYDDIVKYILELYPDIIDNKNKLGETALMIASDNGKTEVVDYLLKNNASIKEQNANGDTALYIASSKGYFEICEQLVKYYEISDSSKNIFEKEYDVAKEKGYSSIINLFNNKLKS